In Phaseolus vulgaris cultivar G19833 chromosome 7, P. vulgaris v2.0, whole genome shotgun sequence, the genomic stretch TCTATTTGGACGATATGACGTATGaaaaattatgttagatttcaggataagattgaggtttctagggctatttcggtgattaaagatttaacttgccTAGTGAGAAATTTGTCTAAAGCTTCAacgaagaatgatatgttgggtttcaatgtgattaagttttttggtatcaATACTCATAGTGATAAAGTTCTTCGTTCTCTTCCCGTTAGATAGGAGTTTCCTTTACCAAGCtgtgttaaaattaacactgatggggctgttAGGGGTATCCTGGTTTTattacttgtggaggtattttccgtTGGAGTATGTAggagtttattggtgctttctctacgtttcttgaagttcaaattACTAtgaaggaagctcaaaagatggggttTACTAATATctgacttgaatgtgattctgccttggtttgtgtcacatttactgctaggactaatgtttcgtggatgcttcgtaatcgatgaaatacttgttttaattactgtgggaaaatcaggtttagggttactcatatttttcgtgaaggaaatgcatgtgctgataagttgactaatttaagatttatttacAGAGAACcattttattggtataataggcttccatctagtctatTCTTTGAGAACCATTTTATacctcttttcttcttcaaacaaTACAACAACCTTGCATATTTAACTACACACCCTTTACAGTGACCATATGATGAAATCAGTGATATACAAATAAAGATTAAAGATGTTATGTTCCAAGAATAAAGAAAGTGGTCAGAAGTAACACTAACACTTTCAGCTAACTTTTTAATCTTGATTAACAAAGGAAATGGCTTTTTAaaacatataacaaaaaaaactttcctttttcatacccataaagagaaaaaaaatagttgtgaTTATTTCGTtcataaaaagttttttttttctttgtttcaaGAAAGTATAATCATGTTCTATATATAAAGGAAAAACTAAACACTTCTTGATTCATGGTGGTGAGATATAGCTTATAAGAGAAGTTCTTCACTAACAACAAAAGCAGTGTAACTATATGGACAAAGAGTGACTAGATAGTATCTGAAACTGATTGTAAAATTACTGAAATGTCTATAATCATTTGGTTTCTTTACTTCTTCAAATGATGATACACAATACTTACTTGAACTTAGGAGTACCTTTTTCAAATCACTCTCGGCCTAGCCGAATATCAATATTTGGAGAAGGagacttgaaaaaaaaataaaaaattactgaCACATCAACAGTACAACTAGTTCTAGGTAATATTTAGCTCCTCTTTGTGTATAAAGATTCAAGCAGAACCATCTCTTGCATGGTGATGATGGTGCATTAGAattcagaaaaaaaagaaagagaaggcTTGCCTCATTGAGGGGTGACACTGAGAAGGATCTTGAGATTAGACTTCTTGTTGAAGAGAAGGGAAAAGTGAGTCCTGATCCAGTTCCAGTTTCTCCATGATTGAAGGCAtttctttgagttgttgtttccttcattttcttcattGATGGGTTCTTCAGATAACGGTGCAAGTCTACCCATCCCAGTTTCTTGTGGTTGTTGAAACGTGAGACACACAACATAGAAAGGAAAATGCTTCAAGGAACAACAGTGTTAGCtatgttgttgttgtgttgtgCAGTGTGGGTTTCGAGCACGCGCAGAGTGAGAGAGTGGGGTGCACGTGGAAAAAGTTGGAGCAAAGTTAAGTTTAAGATTGAATGTTATGATGTGACAGAAAGGGTGAGTTATAAAGAGAGAGTGAAAAGAAAGAAGTGAGAAAGATGAGATAAAATACAAGTTTGATTCAGATTTTGATTAGCATCACTGATTAGTGATCTTTTCAgctttaactttttttactttctaaaataaaaatcactaaTAATCAATGGTTAGGGCAAATTTATCATGCATCATAATGGAAATGGGGTggaagtgaaagaaaaaaagaaaagaataatataagaaaggtgaaatttattaaattaagtaTACATTCGTTTTAGCGGAagaattttgaaagtttttgtttgaataaatataaatactcaATAAGTGTCTTATAACGTAAGTGTAAAAATTTAtgcttttattaaatattttttttgtttaattacacgctaaaggaatatattatattaattatttatgtagttttatttcataattttaaaacataatgttaattataattataagtcAGATGTTAGTCATATTTAAACAATTAGTTTGGttgttaaaagaaaattgtAGAAACAATTAGTTTGGttgttaaaagaaaattgtagaaacaatattttattttagaattctCCTTTTTAAAAGACGCATATAAATAAATgagtaattaataattattgatGTTAGACGAAATGTATATCAGTtccatattattattatgagatTATTAGGtgcatttatttaatataattattattaaagtttgatTTCAAAATTGTTGTAAAACGGTAGATAATACTTtgttaacttttaaattttgattattaaattttataaattcgattttcttaaataattttaaattgaaatatctgaataataacaaattttacaataaaaatacTTTCCCTTAATACAATTTGAATATAAATGAGTTTATACAAACTTTAATTGAAATGTttggataaaaataaattttacaacAAAGATACATTAACCTAATACAAttagtatataaataattttatataatatatccACAATAAAGTTATGAATAATTCTTTTAGCCTCCAACTgcaatagtttatattattctttatatACATTATTATTTCCTGGATACGGTTTTCTTCCCTGCACAtacatttaaaaacaaaatatcaaatcatTGAATGATGTTCGTTGCTTGCATATTATTACTAAGACATCATCTGGtgcatttatttaatataattattattaaagtttggtttaaaatttgttataagAATATAGATGATACTTTGTTAACTTTTAAATCTTACaaatgaaagttttttttatttttatatttactcAATAAGCAGCAACGTGTTTTTAAGATTGTTCTTCAAATGCGGTCTACAcataacaaataatttaaagttaGTATAATCCGAAAACATAGAATGGTAACTTATGAAAAATCTATGACACACTGCCTAAGAGAACTAtgtcgtaatcgatggaatacttgtcttaatttctgTGAGACAATCAGGTCTAGGATTActtatatttttcgtgaagagaatgcgtgtgctgataaattgactaatttaagatttatttatagagaatcatttcattggtataatagacttccatctagtctgttcttagaattctttatgaataagtatagtctacctatgtatcatttttgttaacatatgagttttagtctagtcccccatatttttgtattttctttcttttttctttgttttaataatattttttcatgtgatggcagatgattgttgttacttgaggtgtctgctgagatgtcaagttgcatagtgatgcctaacatcaaaactttttatgaaaaaaaatatgaaatgtaGTCTTGAGAAAAGTTTAGATAtttaagaaattttatttatttcaaaattttcatttaagtaggacattaaataatttagaattagtatttattaagattttgaataatttaagaattttatttattttagatattttatttaaataggacattaaatattttattttagatatttttccataaattttgtaaagtctcattaaatattttcaaaaatatatcaaaaaatatataaaatataaaaagattaagtgcaaattaaaataataatatttttaaaaaataatcatgtGGAGTAGTTTGTCAAACCTAAAAAATGTGGAACCTTTATgacatgaatattttttttttcatatcttcatctcttaaaaattataatttttatattcttttatcatttgatttaattgttatcccttcttattatttaattttttatttcttttttgtaaaaaaatatgaatataataatgataaaaataaaaaattgtgttttcactagtaataataaagataataatCTATACATCTATACTGTATATATAGGAGATTCCTAATTATAACTGTTTGGTATACACAAATTTGTTCTAATTTTATCCtactatcaatattttattttggttatttttttattttataattacttaaatttaaaactaaaaaaagactTAATATTAAATTGAAAGAAATGCTTTGAGAGATGTTcagtattattatttaaaaagaatcagtcaaattgaattttgaattcaaACTTGGTTTGATGGtagttattttaattcttttaaaatataataggaTTTTAAGTAAGATTCTATAAATATCTAACTAatgcaattaattttttttataaaattaataaatttaaaatttagagaaTTTGGATCCTATATAATACTCAAGATCCGTTAATAATATTGTATGTaaactatatttaaaataaataaaaaatatgttagaaAACAGTACTTTATATggaatacatatattttatgtacacataatataaatagaaaaaggaGCTTTTGAGGCAATACAATGTGATGCAGGTGAGGtgtcttcatcttcttctacaTGTAATAATGCTTTTTCTGGTAGTTTGGTACAAAATATTATTGCTACTGTTTAGTTAAAAAATTCTGACAAGTAAAATAGTTATGGAAATTGCAACccttatgtaaaaaaattgtcTCTTTAAATTTTATAGTTTAATTGTGGTTGATTCAGTAAAAATTTTGCACAAATTgaatcattaaaaaatttattaaataacagTTAATTTTTTGAGATAGAAATTAAATAGTTATTGTATTGATTAACTAacatactattttataaactaaaaaaatattgatgtgtaaaataacttttattattaatacaaagtataaattattttttaaattaatacaaaattttagttaataacCACTTTAAATTCAGAATTAATcattctaaaaattaatttaaaatctaaagtaGCTAATAACTaaaatagatattaatttataaactattttataattttttattaataataaaattatgtatattCTTACAAGATTGAATATATCCTCTGAGGGCCTTCAAATTAAATATCTCATCTTGATCCATTTCAGTATAGTGAAGTTACTTGCAAAGAGACTCAACCCTTTAAGTCAAATGTAATTATACTCAATTTACAAATTTAGGGTTAAAACTTTGATTAGCTTTTATCTTGAGTTATCCCTTATGTAGAGCCCATCATACCCAATACTTAACTGCGCTCCTAGTAAGTTTTATCATATTGAGAAATCGAGTTTACTGtataattaacataattatgttttatcatATTGAAAAATCAGAGTTGTCGACACGGAAACCCAAGCAAATATATTGATTGCGAAACTATGTTTAAAATATCTACGGTTACTTAACAATTCGACACCTAAtaatacaatattaataattttttaatttataaaataatatataatttagtcaatataataattaattaatttagtcaatataattaatttttgtgtgTTTAAATTTAATTGCTATTTAGTTAGtgatttgttataatttttctGTATAAATTCTGCGTATAACGAGGGTATAAAACTATCTAATAATACATGTCTAGTTTTTCTTTTGGCGGAAAACAATTTCGAAAATTTAAGAAACACAATAATTTTTTGAGTTGTGATATGTTAACATCAGAAACAGAGGTAAATAACATTTCCTTAACAAActaataaaacaatattttaattatagttaatttattttttaatttaaaagtttattatattatgatgtcaaatgtatgtatttattgtatgtaGTGTCAAATAAATCTTTtcctaattttttaattttacaaaaaaatgcAATTTCCTATCTTATTCCTTTATTCATCTAgcacaataaatatatatttatttgaattttagataacatataagtgtgtaataaaaaataataacagatATGTGGTTGTAATTCTAAAAGCACATATAAAAAggagacattttttttttcatattcgaTACAAATAAAAAGTAAGGGAGGGAATAAttgattacataatttatttattagggtattcaattaatttttaagataTGGAAAGGTAAAGATAGTTCCTAACAAAAAACTTAAACTTGGTATTGTGAGtgttttatatattgtttttttaagaactttttttatataactatacTATAAACACTTTCAACATCTATGTTTTctgaaaaattttaaaaaggttaaaaCTGGAGTGAATGATTTTATAATGATATGAGGCAAAATAGTTTGCTTGTGTTTTGGTGTTCAATTGTAGTTTCACCAACTAGTTGGAACTGAAAGAGATATTGAGTAGTTAGTACATGATATCAAACTTTGTCTTTTCTTCAACAACAATTATTTTATGTGTTTTATACTGCATTTTAAACTTCTTCTGTCTCATTCTAACATCCCATCCCATAAAAGATGATGCCAATTAGAATAGAAGATGGTCACAAGGAAAATCCATAACCCGGTGAAAgataaaaacttaatttaagCAGCAGTTGAATAGAACTATTATAATCAAACAAGGCGTACCAAACTAACAAAATACTCACACTCTGAATCTAAAGTACATGGATGAGCACAGAAGATGGAGCATTTTTCACCCAGAGTACTCAGGACTTGGGCTCAAGCTCCTGCTGTAACTTCTGCTCCTGCTATAACTCCTGCTTCTGCTGCGGCTTCTTGACCCATAAGGTGATCTAGAGTATGATCCATCGCTATATTTTCTGACCCTTGGTGAGATTGATctgaattataataaaaatggtGAGTACAAACACCTTTACATCACAAATTAAACTAATTACATAAGCTAATGTAATAACAACAAAAAAACCTGTAATGTCTTCTTCGTCTTGGAGGAGGTGAATAGTCTGGACTAGGAGAATAGGTTCGAGGCGATCCCCTGTAATCATATGATCGATCCCTAGAGATtgatcaaattaaagaaaaaaggaATCAAACATGGGGTGGGGTAATAATAAACAAAAGGCCTTTTCATATTGACATGAGAACATGAAAAAAAACCTGTTGTTATATAACACAACATTACAAACAACCAAGTGTCTATTTCCTTACCTCCTCCGTTCCCTTGCCCTCATTTCAGAAGGTTTCTTCCTGTTTTCTTCAGCAAACACTACAGTTAACTCGCGACCAAGAAGAATTTGACCGTCCATGTGGTGTTTTGCATCCGCAGCATCAGCTGGGTCCACATACTGGACAAACCCGAAACCTCTTGGATCCCTGTACCATAAAATTCAAAGTCATCAGATACGCTATAAGCATGGTTTAAAAAGTAAACACACCAGAATTAGAAGGAAGGTGAGTTCATTGCAGATATCCACAAATATGAACCTGACTTCGAAATATCACAAGCCACTCTCAATACTCCATAGAAATTGATAATAAAACACCACACGGATGCTAACCTTGTAGAAGCCAAAAAAATAATTGAGATTGAACTCTCTCCAAgacttgaacttcttcacaatGTATTCAAACTCAACCTTCCAAACCTTCAAGGATACTTACATAACCTTGAACAGAACTCTTATTACTTCTTTCTTCTCTTCAACACAGTACTCTTTTTACTTCTTTCTTCTCTTCAACACAGTACTCTTATTACTTCATTTGTGTCTTCTACTCTTTCAATAAAACAACCAAATTCCcataaaataattggaataTTAATTGCTACTGAGAAAGAAGTGGCAAAACTAAATACTTATGTAAAAGTCACCACAATTTTCTGAAATCCCAATTAAGGCATAACTCAACATTGAAAGTTTCATAGTAGTTTAATATCACTAGCAATTTATCAAAGTGACCGCTGAGAAATCTTTCAACACATAAGGAGCCATGTTTTAGTCAATGAAAAAACACATACCCAGTATAATAATCTCGAGGCAGGTAAACGTCCTTAACAGGACCAAATTGGCCAAATGGACCATGCAGATCTTCCGCCCTGCAAAATGAATAGAAAAGTCTAGCATTAGAAGCAAACTTGCTCAGAATACTGACAAAATGCGTAACCATTATttcttcaaaaaataaaataatccaaAGAATGCATGATTCAGCTTCCCCCCAAAAAACCGTTTTTAATAAAGCTTCATCAGGAAACTGGGAgaaaaaaatgttcaaattgtACATAGATGTAGTACAAGAGGCGGAAAAACATTTCCTTCCCAGTCGCCCTTTCCTTTTAGCACCTATGCTTCTTCCATTGCATACAAAAGATAAGCCAAAGTAACATGAATGCAACATGGAGAAAGGCCCAATAACCCTCATCCACATTACACACAATAACAACACTGCAACAGCAGCGATAAATAGAATACTTACTGGAAATGCAAAAATCCTTCATCGACAAACATACCTGCAATCTCTGTGAAGGTTTCGAACCAAAAGACTAGTTGGCAAATCCCTATCACGTCCTCTGTAACGGCCCCTAGGGCTGGGACTGCGCCTTCTTCGGCTATAATGCCTTGGAGGTGAAGGACTGTAACTGTAGCTTCTTCCCCTCATATTTAATGCTATTTCACCTACAACCACAGACGAAAATATAATGAAAACACACCACAACTTGAGTACGCCTTGTGTTTGTTAAAAGGTCTGAATGATGCTTATGTTACTCTTAAGACATAAGACACTAATCTTGCTAATGGAGCCTTTACCCAATATAAATCGTATTTTTTCTCTCATCATCCAACAAGAACGGCACATGATGAATAAAGGTAATGTGATGATGAATAGCAAAGCCTTGTTTAATTCTTCAGATAATCAAGGAAATTGGAAGACGTTTCGCAGCAGAAATGGTAGATCTCAAGGAAGAGGAAAAAACAAGTATCAAAACAATGGTAAACAATGCACACATTGTCATAGATTGAACCATACAGTAGAGGAATGCTACTTCAAGTATGGGTTTCCTCAGTATAAACAGAAAGGTGAAAAAAATGAGAGAGTTACAAACAATGTTGTGATGGATAGGAATATCaacgatgaagaagaacaagaagacAAGTCTGACTCATAACGGGAATCAGTTTACACAAGGACAGGTATATCAAATTATGAAACTTATCCAAGAAACGAAGAATGACTCTGCGCACAAGGTGAACAATTTTGTGAACAACACTTCAAATGAGAACACTGTGAAAGGTAAGAAAAACGAAAACTCTTGGGTCTTAGATACGGGTGCTACAGATCATGTgaatttttctataaataattttgttacttTTCGCAGAATAGAGCCTATTCATATCAGTTTACCAAATGGTTCGCATGTCATAGCTTACTATGAAGGAACAGTagtgttatttgaatttttttttcttatataacgtaatatatataacataatttgcTTTTAATCTTGTTTTTGTGCAAAAACTGATTAAAAATCATAACTCTCACTATTACTTCTGAGTTTTGTCAGATTCAAAAATGCGGAGTCATTGAAGATGATTGGATGTGCTAGGTTGAATAGAGGACAATATCTTATAGATACACCAAAGCATGAAGTCACTGTCAACACTTCAAGAGAGTTGAAAGATCCAGGCCGAAACACTACAAAGAATATTGGGCACCTCAGACTGGGACATCCGTCTGATAAAATCTTACAGCTTGAGTAACATTTTTCCTTATATTAGTTTCTATAACAACAAACCGTGTGATGTTTGTCATTATGCTAAGCAACACAGACTTTCTTTCACTCATAATAGCACTCGTACTAAACATATATTTGATATGATTCATGTGGATATATGGGGGCCTTTTGGGACTGCTTCTATGCATGGTCACAAGTTTTTTCTTACCATAGTGGATGATCATAGTAGGTTCACTTGGGTTTATCCTATGACAACAAAATCTGAAACTAGGAATGCCTTAAGTAGATTCATTACTCTTATACATAACCAGTTTAATACTGCTATAAAAGTCATACGTTCTAATAATGGAAGTGAGTTTGTATGTGCCACATTGTATGAAAGTTTAGGCATCCTTCATCAAACCAGTTGTTTTGAAACTCCACAACAAAATTCTATTGTTGAGAGGAAGCATCAACACATTTTGAATGTTATGCGTAGTCTTTTATTTTAGTCCAATTTGTCTGTTGTTTTTTGGTCCTATGCTGTGACTTATGCCACACATCTAATAAACAGAATACCTACTGCTGTTCTAGAAAATCATACTCCTTATGATATCTTATATAAAGAACAAcctaattttcaaaatttaaaggTCTTTGGTTCTTTATGTTTTTGCTTCAAGTTTGCAAAGAAATAGATCTAAGTTAGATCCGAGAGCAAGGTAGTGTATTTTTCTTGGATATAAAATTGGTATGAAAGGTTATGTTGTGTTTgatattcataataaaaaaaaatttgtttcaaGAAATGTAAATTTCTATGAATCTGTTTTTCCCTATTCTGAAAATAATGACTGTAACAAAGAAAAAGGTAATCAACAAAtagatgttttttattttaattttgaaccAATTGATACAAATGAAAGTGATCATATTGATCAACCTGAAGGGGATATTATTGAAGAGTCACATGAAGGGAACGACTAAAGAAGGTCTGGTAGACACATGAAGTCACCCAGCTATCTAAAAGATTATCATTGTCAACTTTCTAGTCACATTGACAGTGAACGTCCAACTCATTCTGGTAATGTCATTCATTCTTTATCTCCATATCTTGATTATGACAATCTTAACTACTAAGCATCTTAACTATGTTTTAGCTATATCATCTAATGAAGAACCACATAATTACAATGAAGCCATAAGAAAACCTGAATGGTGTGAAGCCATGAAAAAGGAAATTCAAGCCTTGGAAGAAAATGAAACATGGATTTTGACCAATCTTCCCCAAGGTAAGCAACCCATTGGGTGTAAATGGGTgtacaaaattaaatacaatGCCAAAGGTGACATAGAAAGGCACGAGACTAGGCTTGTTGCGAAAGGATATACTCAATGGAAGGAATAAATTATCTTGACACTTTTTCACCTGTGGTCAAACTCACCACTGTAAGAATGCTCCTTGCCATTGCTGCCACACAGAACTAGCACCTGAAACAACTAGATGTAAACAATGCGTTTCTACATGGGGAACTAAATGAGGAAGTTTACATGTTACCTCCACCTGGCATCAAGGTCAAAACTAGACAGGTTTGCAAGCTAGTTAAATCTTTATATGGTTTGAAATAAGCAAGCCGACAATGGTTAGCTAAACTTACTTCTTCTCTTAACAAAATTGGTTTCTCTCAATCTGTATATGATCAttctttattcataaaaaattctgAAAACAGTTTTACTATATTGctagtatatgtggatgacattatTCTTGCAGGAAAATCTATAGCTGACATTGAACAAGTGACACAGCACCTAGACAAAGTTTTTAAAGTAAAAGACTTGGGcgatttgaagttcttcctaggTCTCGAGATAGCTAGATCTAATAAAGGCATTCATGTTTCGCAAAGAAAATATGCTCTAGACATCATCAATGACGCTGGTCTCCTTGCTGCCAAGCCTTGTGCCACGCCTATGATGAAGGATACAAAAAACATGTTTCAAGAAGGAATTCCCGTAAAGGATGTTACTGCTTATCAAAGACTCATTGGGAGGCTAATATATCTTACAAACACCAGACTCGACATAAGCTATTGCGTTCAGTTTTTAAGTCAATTCCTGCGGGCACCTACTTCAGAACATCACAATGCTGCACACCGACTTCTACGTTACATTAAGGGAACTCCTGGATAAGGGCTTTTCTTCCCTACAAACTCTGATCTCCAGCTTAGAGGTTTTTGCGATTCTGATTGGGCAAGTTGTCCACAAACTAGGCAATCAACAATTGGTTTTTGTGTTTTCCTAGGGTCCTCCTTGATCAGCTAGAAATCCAAGAAGCAATCTACTGTCACGATCATCATCCGAAGCTGAATACCGTGCACTCGCTACTCTAACTTGCGAGATTCAATGGCTGAAATATCTTATCGatgaattcaaaataaaaattcaaatccCAGCTG encodes the following:
- the LOC137828723 gene encoding serine/arginine-rich SC35-like splicing factor SCL33 isoform X2, coding for MRGRSYSYSPSPPRHYSRRRRSPSPRGRYRGRDRDLPTSLLVRNLHRDCRAEDLHGPFGQFGPVKDVYLPRDYYTGDPRGFGFVQYVDPADAADAKHHMDGQILLGRELTVVFAEENRKKPSEMRARERRRDRSYDYRGSPRTYSPSPDYSPPPRRRRHYRSISPRVRKYSDGSYSRSPYGSRSRSRSRSYSRSRSYSRSLSPSPEYSG
- the LOC137828723 gene encoding serine/arginine-rich SC35-like splicing factor SCL33 isoform X1, yielding MVWESNSLPFLQHRFRCFAICEAGEIALNMRGRSYSYSPSPPRHYSRRRRSPSPRGRYRGRDRDLPTSLLVRNLHRDCRAEDLHGPFGQFGPVKDVYLPRDYYTGDPRGFGFVQYVDPADAADAKHHMDGQILLGRELTVVFAEENRKKPSEMRARERRRDRSYDYRGSPRTYSPSPDYSPPPRRRRHYRSISPRVRKYSDGSYSRSPYGSRSRSRSRSYSRSRSYSRSLSPSPEYSG